In the Urocitellus parryii isolate mUroPar1 chromosome 1, mUroPar1.hap1, whole genome shotgun sequence genome, GTGTACACGACGTAACTGGACGGGGAAGGTTGTTAAACTAAACGCAGCCTTCTCCAGTATCACGTAACCAGCCTAACCCGCTGCAAACTTTTAAGAGATTAAGTTACATTCCACTGCAATTCCACCCCTGACAGCTGAATCCAGAGATGCCAGCGAGCCAGGCTGTCCATTCCCGCCACCTCACCCGGGAGAGTCGGTGGCCACATCCTGCGGTCAGCACGCACCAGAGGATGGGAGGCGGGGAGAGCTCACCTTTTCCAGCTCGTCGTGGAGTTCTGCCAGGCTGGGCCTGAGCAGCTTCTCGCCCAGCTGCGCGGCTGTGTGCCGGTAGTGATCAATCCTGGGCACCGCGTCCATGGTGTTGTGGCCAAAGGTGCGCAGGTAGTAGGTGTTGGTGTGGGTATCATAGTAGTAGTGCTGGTGATGACCACTGCCGCCGCCCGAGTGCAGGCTGCTGCCCTCGCTCAGCACTGTATCCCCGCCGTTCTGGAAGCTCACGTTGGGCCCATCGCCTCCGACCCCCGCCGCATCCAGGCTGTCGTCCGCAGACGAGGAGGCAGCCGGGTCCACGAAGTTCACACGGAAGCGGCCCTTGGCTTCCTCGCTAGCCTTGGCGGACCCGCTCTCACCGCTGGTTTTCCCGTCCGCTGGGGTCTCCTtgctccctgcctctgcccctgtTCCAGCCGCTGCGGCTGctgcggccgccgccgccgccgccgcggcccgCCCAGCGTTCTCAGAAACCAGGTCCACCTGGAAGCGGCTCTGGCTCGGGGTGGGCCCCAGGGGTCTCCCCAGCCCGTCCCCGGCCGCCGCAGCGCCCTCACCGAGAACTCTACCGCCGCCCCGGCTCGCAGCCGCAGCATCCTCCGGCACCGAGGGCACTGCCGTGCCGGGCAAGTCCACCTCGGCCGCGGCCAGCGGCGTCTCCACGACCCCGGCCAGCCTTGGGGCGCCGGGGGAGGGCGCCGTGGGCCCCGGCTCCATCGCCGCCCGACCCTCGGCGGACCTGAAGAATCTGGTGAACGTTGCGGGCTGCTGTGTGTCTCCGCGATCCCGGCCGGCAGTGGCTGTGGCTGCAAGGTAAGGAGAGGAAGCTGCTCTCCCTGCCACTCGCCCGGGCGGGCACGTCAGCCGCCAGCACCCGAGCCAGGCGCGAGTGCTGTGGGCGCGGGGCGGTCCGCTGTTTAAAGGCTCGGCGGGGCCGCAGCGGCGGCTCCGGCTGCAGCACGCGGGAGGCGGGGCCCACGGCTCCTCCGCCCCTCACCCCGCCCACCCGCGGTCCCGCAGTGGCGCGCGGCGGACGCTCCTTTGGTACCGCGGCCCTCCCGGGTTCGCGCACGACCCCACGCGAGAGCCGCCCGCGCGAGGGTGGCTTTCGGCCTCTAGGCGTCAGGCCTCCGGCAGCGCCATCAGCGCGACCAGGGAGCAGGCGTGGCTACACGCCGCCTCACCGCAGTGGCCGGGAATATATCCGCGCCGCTACCTCTTCTTCCGTCgccctcctcccacctctccaCCCTCCCCCGCCGCGCTCTGCGAGGAAGAGGAGCGGGGGCCCCCAGGCCGCCTCCCGGTCTCCCCGCCCCAAGACGGCGCGTCAGCGGGCCGACTGCCCGCGCCGGGGGCCACGGACAGCGTGTGGGCGCTGGCACGCCGGTCACGGATGCTACCAAGGCAGCTGCCACCACAGCGACGGCTTTAGGGGTTCTTCtcgctttttctttttttcttcttctttccttttttttttttttttttttttttaattctgagctCGCAGTGCTTGGGCTAGGCTGGCGAGATCTCGCGAGAAGCTGCAGGGCGACTGAGCCGCTTCCCCTCAGGCGCGTGGTACCCGAGGCCCGGTCGCCGCTGCCGGCCGCCGCGGTGATGCTGGGGGCTCTCCTGTGGGCTCCGCGGGCTGGTGCGTGTTCTGCAATGCCTTCTCGGGGTTCTGGCCGGCCGCCACGCCCCGCTCTCGTggcctgaacttgaggagaggcAGCTTCCCTCCTTGAGGCCTCTTAGTCTAACACTCAGGCAGCCAGGCAGTTAGATTTGCATAACTAGAATCAGTTCCAGTCGTGATGCAGCGGGTGTGTCCACGTTTCCGACGActacacttttattttaaagacatatcTGAAGGTGAGAAAGGAGCTTAGTTGTGTATTGTTTAAAGGCGATATTTAGATGATAGGCGCTTAGCTCTCAGTACCTTGACTACAGTAATATTCCTGTAAAGCACGTTTCTACATGGTTTGGGTTGTGAAGAATCAACTCAAGTTTTAACAAACATTATGGTACACTTCTGCTctggaatccttttttttttttttcttatgttaaaaaatagagaaactatTAGTACTAATAGTTACTAATAGTAACTATTTTCCAACTTCTCTTAACATTGGAATCCATATTTAACCAATAGTTATACCCACGCCCCAAGTAAAAACAATAAGTGGCAAAATTGGCTTCCTCTGATcgcttgtctttttatttatgtttttattgtacttccatatttttaaattttagttatggGGATAAATACCCATCTTGTTGAGCCCTTGAAGCTTGAACCTTTTTTAGTTTCAGAgtttgtaaaactgaaaaatactgcTAATAAAAGCAACCAGGTAATTTTCAAAACATGGTCATGCCATGATCTTATTTGACCTTGATAACTTAtcaaatcattttattatctgtattttaaagagggaaataggaaaaaaaaaagctcttggATTGTGGAGCCAGTGTTTCTAAAGCCCATCTTGAACTTTAGCAGGAACCCAGAAGAGGCCAAAGATCAGGGGGTCATTTTAGCTGTGCAGTTTTCTACTAGGGTACTTGTTGCCCTAGTAGTTGGTCTGTATGGTAGCATTCAGCTCCAAAGCTGATTTGTGGCTGTTGGAATTCAGCATTAATTAAATTGAACAAAAGTTGAGCACCTACTAAGAGCTGCTCTGTGTTTGAGGGATTTGGAGTTAAGCAAGACAAGCAGTCCCTTCTCATGGAGCTCATTCCAGTGAGGGAGAACTAATAGATAAACTAACCTGTATCAGAGGAATGAGTGCAAAGGAAATGGGATATTTGTGAGATAGAGAATGGTAAAATTTTACATAGAATGGCTTCGTTGAGAAGGATTCATTTGAGTTAAGGATGTGAATGATAATGTTTGGGAAAGATTGTTCCAAGCAGAGGTAAAGTCCCAAATGTGGGAGCATGTCTGAAATGTTCATGAAATTGCATGTAGGCCAGCTTGACTGgaactgctttaaaaaatgggaagaatcAAAAGCGGTTATGTCAGAGTTTGAGAATGTGGGACATGAGATGTGTAGGACCTCATTGGCTATTGGATATACTTTGGCTTTTCTCTGAGTGCAACAATGTGTTTGTCAACTCAGGCTTCCCTGACAAAAGACcagagactgggtggcttaaacaatagaaatgtgtTTTCTCACAATTCTTGAGGTTGGAAGGTCCAGCATTGGGATGCCACTATGATTGGCTTCAGGCTAGTTTCCTGGTTTGTAGACAGTCTTCTCAGGGTGTCTTTATCTAATGGAGAGAAAGTTCTGGTACCTCTTCCCTTTCACATAAGGACATTAGTTCCATTGGATCAGGGCTCCACCCTTATAACCTCATTCAACtttaaaattaccttaaaatGGTTGTCTCCACCTGTCCTGTCTGTGGGTGTAGGGCTCCAATATGTTTGGAGTCCAGAGCACATGGCAAGTACAAGATTTTCAGTAAAAGAATGAAGTGAACTGACAAAGTTTTGTATTGGATGATGACATTTTAGGAAGATATTGCCACACAAACATAATAGAGTTTCAAAAAAAATTCCTGtcctaattttttaatgtattttttctatgTTTAGATATGTTTATGTACACAGACACTACTGTATTAATAATTGTCTAGAATATTCAGTACACTGATATGCTGTACAGGTTTTTAGCCTAGGAGCAAAAGGCTATTTCACATAGTCTAGGTATGTAGCAAATATACCATCTAGGTTTTGGAAATTATACTTTGATGATTGACATAACAAAATAACCTAACAATGTATTTTGCCTAATGTATCTCTATAGGTAAGTGACACATGATTGTATTTAAAGGATCTGTCTAACTGCCATGTTGTAAGTAGGCAAGAAAGTAAGTGGTGAAGGCAAGAAAAGAAGCAAGATTTGCTAAGCGGTATTGCAACAATCCAGAAAGTGATGCTTATACTACAGAATGTCCAGTGGGAAGGGAAGTGAATGTTTGAATTCTGGGGAGACTAGAATTTGCTGACGGATGTGGAGTGTGAAAGAATTCAAGGGAAGAATAGTATTGCTCTTTTCTGAGATGGAATAGAAGGTAAGAGGAACATATTTGGGAAGGACAGGAACTCGGTTGGCAATGTCTTTTGGTGTAAGCACACAAAtgtataataatagtaaatattcattcaaataaatatgtaattgcaAAACTGAAAAATTCTAGGAGAGAGGAACATGGTACAAAGAGAACGCAAAATGGTCCAGACTTAGGAATGAAGTGACTTTTTGGCAGAGGTCTGAAGGACA is a window encoding:
- the LOC144255993 gene encoding solute carrier family 12 member 2-like isoform X3, with amino-acid sequence MEPGPTAPSPGAPRLAGVVETPLAAAEVDLPGTAVPSVPEDAAAASRGGGRVLGEGAAAAGDGLGRPLGPTPSQSRFQVDLVSENAGRAAAAAAAAAAAAAAGTGAEAGSKETPADGKTSGESGSAKASEEAKGRFRVNFVDPAASSSADDSLDAAGVGGDGPNVSFQNGGDTVLSEGSSLHSGGGSGHHQHYYYDTHTNTYYLRTFGHNTMDAVPRIDHYRHTAAQLGEKLLRPSLAELHDELEKEPFEDGFANGEESTPTRDAVVTYTAESKGVVKFGWIKGVLVRCMLNIWGVMLFIRLSWIVGQAGIGLSVLVITMATIVTTITGLSTSAIATNGFVRGGGAYYLISRSLGPEFSGAIGLIFAFANAVAVAMYVVGFAETVVELLKEHSILMIDEINDIRIIGAITVVILLGISVAGMEWEAKQKIGPRRCLWLHPWNL
- the LOC144255993 gene encoding solute carrier family 12 member 2-like isoform X5, with translation MEPGPTAPSPGAPRLAGVVETPLAAAEVDLPGTAVPSVPEDAAAASRGGGRVLGEGAAAAGDGLGRPLGPTPSQSRFQVDLVSENAGRAAAAAAAAAAAAAAGTGAEAGSKETPADGKTSGESGSAKASEEAKGRFRVNFVDPAASSSADDSLDAAGVGGDGPNVSFQNGGDTVLSEGSSLHSGGGSGHHQHYYYDTHTNTYYLRTFGHNTMDAVPRIDHYRHTAAQLGEKLLRPSLAELHDELEKEPFEDGFANGEESTPTRDAVVTYTAESKGVVKFGWIKGVLVRCMLNIWGVMLFIRLSWIVGQAGIGLSVLVITMATIVTTITGLSTSAIATNGFVRGGGAYYLISRSLGPEFSGAIGLIFAFANAVAVAMYVVGFAETVVELLKEHSILMIDEINDIRIIGAITVVILLGISVAGMEWEAKVPKQWS
- the LOC144255993 gene encoding solute carrier family 12 member 2-like isoform X2 — translated: MEPGPTAPSPGAPRLAGVVETPLAAAEVDLPGTAVPSVPEDAAAASRGGGRVLGEGAAAAGDGLGRPLGPTPSQSRFQVDLVSENAGRAAAAAAAAAAAAAAGTGAEAGSKETPADGKTSGESGSAKASEEAKGRFRVNFVDPAASSSADDSLDAAGVGGDGPNVSFQNGGDTVLSEGSSLHSGGGSGHHQHYYYDTHTNTYYLRTFGHNTMDAVPRIDHYRHTAAQLGEKLLRPSLAELHDELEKEPFEDGFANGEESTPTRDAVVTYTAESKGVVKFGWIKGVLVRCMLNIWGVMLFIRLSWIVGQAGIGLSVLVITMATIVTTITGLSTSAIATNGFVRGGGAYYLISRSLGPEFSGAIGLIFAFANAVAVAMYVVGFAETVVELLKEHSILMIDEINDIRIIGAITVVILLGISVAGMEWEAKSGLCLSRPLSILADSDDLKHPH
- the LOC144255993 gene encoding solute carrier family 12 member 2-like isoform X1; this encodes MEPGPTAPSPGAPRLAGVVETPLAAAEVDLPGTAVPSVPEDAAAASRGGGRVLGEGAAAAGDGLGRPLGPTPSQSRFQVDLVSENAGRAAAAAAAAAAAAAAGTGAEAGSKETPADGKTSGESGSAKASEEAKGRFRVNFVDPAASSSADDSLDAAGVGGDGPNVSFQNGGDTVLSEGSSLHSGGGSGHHQHYYYDTHTNTYYLRTFGHNTMDAVPRIDHYRHTAAQLGEKLLRPSLAELHDELEKEPFEDGFANGEESTPTRDAVVTYTAESKGVVKFGWIKGVLVRCMLNIWGVMLFIRLSWIVGQAGIGLSVLVITMATIVTTITGLSTSAIATNGFVRGGGAYYLISRSLGPEFSGAIGLIFAFANAVAVAMYVVGFAETVVELLKEHSILMIDEINDIRIIGAITVVILLGISVAGMEWEAKKEKRKEKEKEKRRRRRRQKPQVEAVSSSTHLNTCGPSYPGGSGRRTGTRSLRPAWAA
- the LOC144255993 gene encoding solute carrier family 12 member 2-like isoform X6; the protein is MEPGPTAPSPGAPRLAGVVETPLAAAEVDLPGTAVPSVPEDAAAASRGGGRVLGEGAAAAGDGLGRPLGPTPSQSRFQVDLVSENAGRAAAAAAAAAAAAAAGTGAEAGSKETPADGKTSGESGSAKASEEAKGRFRVNFVDPAASSSADDSLDAAGVGGDGPNVSFQNGGDTVLSEGSSLHSGGGSGHHQHYYYDTHTNTYYLRTFGHNTMDAVPRIDHYRHTAAQLGEKLLRPSLAELHDELEKEPFEDGFANGEESTPTRDAVVTYTAESKGVVKFGWIKGVLVRCMLNIWGVMLFIRLSWIVGQAGIGLSVLVITMATIVTTITGLSTSAIATNGFVRGGGAYYLISRSLGPEFSGAIGLIFAFANAVAVAMYVVGFAETVVELLKEHSILMIDEINDIRIIGAITVVILLGISVAGMEWEAKMP
- the LOC144255993 gene encoding solute carrier family 12 member 2-like isoform X4, yielding MEPGPTAPSPGAPRLAGVVETPLAAAEVDLPGTAVPSVPEDAAAASRGGGRVLGEGAAAAGDGLGRPLGPTPSQSRFQVDLVSENAGRAAAAAAAAAAAAAAGTGAEAGSKETPADGKTSGESGSAKASEEAKGRFRVNFVDPAASSSADDSLDAAGVGGDGPNVSFQNGGDTVLSEGSSLHSGGGSGHHQHYYYDTHTNTYYLRTFGHNTMDAVPRIDHYRHTAAQLGEKLLRPSLAELHDELEKEPFEDGFANGEESTPTRDAVVTYTAESKGVVKFGWIKGVLVRCMLNIWGVMLFIRLSWIVGQAGIGLSVLVITMATIVTTITGLSTSAIATNGFVRGGGAYYLISRSLGPEFSGAIGLIFAFANAVAVAMYVVGFAETVVELLKEHSILMIDEINDIRIIGAITVVILLGISVAGMEWEAKVFGLYWIPEELASSH